The bacterium genome includes a region encoding these proteins:
- the lspA gene encoding signal peptidase II, producing MTESHNASSAIYQKAFVIYFGALGVFALDQLTKFWVSHVLRVDASYLVLPDIFAFTHKLNPGAAFGLFRGKPLPFFLTISTLALVFIMYFVVRVEPERKRLVLAMSFILGGAAGNIADRLRIGAVVDFLDFRIGGYVWPTFNVADVGIVVGVGIFLWDMAKHEMAITAEEAARRRHARDAANETRVAPAEDSR from the coding sequence GTGACCGAATCCCATAACGCATCTTCCGCGATCTATCAGAAAGCCTTTGTCATTTACTTCGGCGCGCTCGGCGTTTTCGCGCTCGACCAGTTGACGAAGTTCTGGGTGTCGCACGTGCTGCGCGTGGATGCCTCCTACCTGGTTCTCCCGGATATCTTCGCCTTCACGCACAAGCTCAATCCGGGCGCGGCCTTCGGGCTGTTCCGCGGAAAGCCGCTGCCGTTTTTTCTGACCATCTCCACGCTCGCGCTCGTTTTCATCATGTATTTTGTCGTGCGCGTGGAGCCCGAACGCAAGCGTCTCGTGCTCGCGATGTCCTTCATCCTCGGCGGCGCGGCGGGCAATATCGCCGACCGCCTGCGCATCGGCGCCGTGGTCGATTTTCTCGATTTCCGGATCGGCGGATACGTGTGGCCGACATTCAACGTCGCGGACGTCGGCATCGTGGTGGGCGTGGGCATCTTCCTTTGGGACATGGCCAAACACGAGATGGCGATCACCGCCGAGGAGGCCGCGCGACGGCGCCACGCGCGCGACGCCGCGAACGAAACCCGCGTCGCGCCCGCGGAGGACTCGCGATAA
- the lspA gene encoding signal peptidase II has protein sequence MIRKTVVAGGAAAGAIALDQASKAIVLARFAENETVPVVPGLFDLTLRYNTGAAFSLFDTKPSLFFFFVSVAAIGALVYFLSQLETRQIAQTAALGAVLGGAIGNLLDRARFGAVVDFLLFSVRGFAWPAFNVADAMIVAGVAVFLVQSYRDDKARPPAKVL, from the coding sequence ATGATCCGCAAGACCGTCGTCGCGGGGGGCGCCGCCGCGGGCGCGATCGCGCTCGATCAGGCCAGCAAAGCCATCGTCCTTGCGCGTTTCGCGGAAAACGAAACGGTGCCGGTCGTCCCCGGCCTGTTCGACCTGACGCTGCGTTATAACACCGGCGCCGCGTTCAGCCTGTTCGACACCAAGCCGTCGCTGTTTTTCTTTTTCGTATCCGTCGCCGCGATCGGGGCGCTTGTCTATTTCCTCTCGCAGCTCGAGACAAGGCAGATCGCGCAGACCGCGGCGCTCGGCGCGGTGCTCGGCGGCGCGATCGGAAACCTTCTCGACCGCGCGCGCTTCGGCGCCGTCGTCGATTTTCTGCTGTTTTCCGTGCGCGGATTCGCGTGGCCGGCGTTTAACGTCGCCGACGCGATGATCGTCGCCGGCGTCGCCGTATTCCTTGTGCAAAGCTACCGCGACGACAAGGCCCGGCCGCCGGCCAAGGTTCTATGA
- the lgt gene encoding prolipoprotein diacylglyceryl transferase: protein MKPVLFDIFGFAIHSYGVMLAVAFIAAIAVASRHAKRLGENPDHIGNMAVWVVILAMIGARLFHCAVFWREYVERPLMIFNVREGGLVFYGGFIGGVIGAMIYFHRHNLDKLLYADIVAPTVALGLGFARIGCFLAGCCHGKACPAEYPFAVTFPPETIGIPGIPLYPTQLAESVLSFGVFAILTWIVWPRRRYAGQVIAWFLVLYGAMRGFLEFFRADPRGFATLFHFSGEPGRVAETSTGLWKALLWSEAVIETSAGTYAFRVSESQLVGLVLFAVAAVMFVVLPRKRPVDKITEPEPIETNRKPLPKKKRA from the coding sequence ATGAAACCGGTCCTTTTCGACATTTTCGGGTTCGCCATCCACTCGTATGGCGTCATGCTCGCCGTCGCGTTCATCGCGGCGATCGCGGTCGCTTCGCGCCACGCCAAACGCCTCGGCGAAAACCCGGATCATATCGGCAACATGGCGGTCTGGGTCGTCATCCTTGCGATGATCGGCGCGCGCCTCTTCCACTGCGCGGTGTTCTGGCGTGAATACGTCGAGCGGCCGCTCATGATCTTCAACGTCCGCGAGGGCGGCCTCGTTTTCTACGGCGGGTTCATCGGCGGCGTCATCGGCGCCATGATCTATTTCCACCGCCACAACCTCGACAAGCTGCTTTATGCCGATATCGTCGCGCCGACCGTCGCGCTTGGCCTCGGGTTCGCGCGCATCGGCTGCTTTCTCGCAGGCTGCTGCCACGGCAAGGCGTGCCCGGCGGAATACCCGTTCGCCGTCACCTTCCCGCCGGAGACGATTGGCATCCCCGGAATCCCCCTTTACCCGACGCAGCTTGCCGAATCGGTCCTGTCCTTTGGCGTCTTCGCGATCCTGACGTGGATCGTCTGGCCGCGCCGGCGCTACGCGGGGCAGGTCATCGCGTGGTTTCTCGTGCTTTATGGCGCCATGCGCGGATTTCTGGAGTTTTTCCGCGCCGACCCGCGCGGATTCGCGACGTTGTTCCATTTTTCCGGTGAACCGGGGCGCGTCGCCGAAACGTCCACCGGCCTTTGGAAGGCGCTGTTGTGGTCCGAAGCGGTTATCGAAACCTCCGCGGGCACGTATGCGTTTCGCGTGAGCGAAAGCCAGCTCGTGGGCCTGGTGCTTTTCGCCGTCGCGGCCGTGATGTTTGTCGTCTTGCCGCGCAAAAGGCCCGTCGATAAGATCACGGAGCCGGAACCGATCGAAACGAATCGAAAACCGCTTCCGAAAAAGAAACGGGCATGA
- a CDS encoding glycosyltransferase, producing the protein MGEYARYDLPRDIVMVSTADFDEPLWTNKQHIASRLVSDFRVLYVEPLASLADGRRGYTHSYRRDSSGVHVLRPPGTVPFGQKLRQVNDLNHRLVAPIIRQRMEQLGFQDFILWIYPPSDAPYVEHLAPTLSCYDCVDDYSAMPGAWMAATRHMERDLCQAVDAVFATARSLHGDKKAFNKNTFHVPNVADFETFHRALSVPFAEDLADIPRPIIGFHGALNYKLDDRLLDRLFTARPEWSFVFVGPDRGFGIERFIEHRNVHFLGKRSPDELPGYLAAMDVCLIPYKIDRYTRGVMPMKTYEYLAAGRPIVSTALPELEPLREVVDMCEDALDFVEKIEARLRLGAEHDRDRRVAIARENSWETRIHAILAHLQDVWSEKQGRVSRAHPETRVRDDRRKAATRARAKASDRRSKAR; encoded by the coding sequence ATGGGTGAATACGCGCGCTACGATCTGCCGCGGGATATCGTCATGGTGTCCACGGCGGATTTCGACGAGCCGCTCTGGACGAACAAGCAGCACATCGCCTCGCGGCTTGTTTCGGATTTCCGCGTTCTGTACGTCGAGCCGCTCGCGAGTCTCGCCGACGGGCGTCGCGGTTACACGCATAGCTACCGGCGCGACAGCTCCGGCGTGCACGTTTTGCGCCCGCCGGGGACCGTGCCGTTCGGGCAAAAGCTGCGCCAGGTCAACGACCTCAACCATCGCCTCGTGGCGCCGATCATCCGCCAGCGCATGGAGCAGCTCGGATTCCAGGATTTCATCCTCTGGATCTATCCGCCCTCCGACGCGCCGTACGTCGAGCACCTCGCGCCCACGCTCTCGTGTTACGACTGCGTGGACGATTATTCGGCCATGCCCGGCGCCTGGATGGCCGCGACGCGCCACATGGAGCGCGATCTTTGCCAGGCCGTGGACGCCGTGTTTGCCACCGCGCGCTCGCTGCACGGCGACAAGAAGGCGTTCAACAAGAACACGTTCCATGTGCCGAACGTCGCGGACTTCGAGACCTTCCACCGTGCGCTCTCCGTGCCGTTCGCGGAGGATCTCGCCGACATACCGCGTCCGATCATCGGATTCCACGGCGCGCTCAACTACAAGCTCGACGACCGCCTGCTCGACCGCCTGTTCACCGCGCGCCCGGAGTGGTCGTTCGTCTTCGTCGGGCCGGATCGCGGATTCGGCATCGAGCGCTTCATCGAACATCGCAACGTCCACTTCCTTGGCAAACGCTCGCCCGACGAGCTGCCCGGCTACCTCGCCGCGATGGACGTGTGCCTCATTCCCTACAAGATCGACCGTTACACGCGCGGCGTCATGCCCATGAAGACATACGAATACCTCGCCGCCGGGCGTCCCATCGTCTCGACCGCGCTGCCGGAGCTCGAGCCTTTGCGCGAGGTGGTCGACATGTGCGAGGACGCGCTGGATTTCGTCGAAAAGATCGAGGCGCGCCTGCGCCTTGGCGCGGAGCACGACCGCGACCGTCGCGTCGCGATTGCGCGCGAGAACTCGTGGGAAACGCGCATCCACGCGATCCTCGCGCACCTGCAGGACGTCTGGAGCGAAAAGCAGGGGCGCGTCTCGCGCGCGCATCCCGAAACCCGCGTGCGCGACGACCGGCGCAAGGCCGCGACGCGCGCGCGCGCGAAAGCGTCCGA